A genome region from Stenotrophomonas maltophilia includes the following:
- a CDS encoding CBASS oligonucleotide cyclase codes for MGTQHVGHRELVNFADDRVNLPRDKANELRAQARGLRERLETYLGQHPDFTLRKMILSGSLAKGTALRSLNDIDVACYISGADAPKDIGRLLEYLAERLRKAYPNFKPEQVKPQTYSVTVSFQGSGLDVDVVPILYDGDPDWYGNLVSQDDGSFLRTSIPRHLEFAKRRKQLQPSDFVQVVRLVKFWARRMKTEVPGFRFKSFMIEMILAKLCDEGRDFSNYPEALQHFFTYVAQSGLREQIAFQDYYPTAIIAAFSEPMQIIDPVNEKNNVAKLYGHAQVDAIVEAALDAGDAIDAALAAPTKQETVRYWQKVFGSSFQA; via the coding sequence ATGGGAACGCAGCACGTAGGCCATAGGGAGCTTGTCAATTTTGCCGACGATCGGGTCAATCTGCCACGCGATAAAGCCAATGAGCTACGCGCGCAGGCGCGTGGACTGAGAGAGCGTCTGGAGACCTACCTAGGGCAGCACCCGGATTTCACCCTTCGAAAGATGATCCTTTCGGGAAGTCTGGCAAAAGGCACCGCATTGCGGTCGCTCAACGACATTGACGTGGCCTGTTACATCAGTGGGGCAGACGCCCCCAAGGACATTGGGAGGCTGCTGGAGTACTTGGCAGAGCGGCTTCGAAAGGCTTATCCAAATTTCAAGCCCGAACAAGTCAAGCCCCAGACTTACTCCGTAACAGTCTCGTTCCAAGGTTCTGGGCTGGATGTGGACGTGGTGCCGATCCTCTATGACGGCGATCCTGACTGGTATGGCAACCTAGTCAGTCAGGATGATGGCTCGTTCTTGAGAACCAGCATTCCCCGGCACCTAGAGTTTGCCAAGCGGCGTAAACAATTGCAGCCTTCGGATTTTGTGCAGGTGGTGCGCTTGGTCAAGTTCTGGGCAAGGCGCATGAAGACGGAAGTTCCCGGCTTTCGTTTCAAGTCCTTCATGATCGAGATGATCCTGGCAAAGCTGTGCGATGAGGGGCGTGATTTCTCCAACTACCCCGAAGCGCTCCAGCACTTCTTCACCTACGTGGCGCAGAGCGGCCTTCGCGAACAAATCGCATTCCAGGATTACTACCCTACCGCCATTATCGCCGCCTTCTCCGAGCCTATGCAGATCATTGATCCGGTGAACGAGAAGAACAACGTGGCCAAATTGTACGGTCACGCGCAGGTCGATGCCATTGTCGAGGCGGCATTGGATGCCGGCGACGCGATTGATGCGGCACTGGCTGCACCGACCAAGCAGGAGACCGTGCGCTACTGGCAAAAGGTCTTCGGCTCTTCCTTCCAAGCGTGA
- a CDS encoding S1 family peptidase, with product MINLIPNNCIRLLTWLALSSIAFGSHARAGVENPSAYTYSRIFGVSEAEARYRSLKSVAAAPLEARIQAAEPATFGGLYVEHQPDFRIVVMFTRKPAETLAKYTQDPVFVAGTSPQSLEMLLATQAEGGAQLQARGVEFESGLDVKRSLVTFYVKDEVAARRTLRPLLGAVDFVKIKAVKGFTVTTAIQGGNRIAGATIACTTGFNVFDAERELGILTAGHCDNAASYQGVAAPMVFQAEQDAGDYDVQWHKESATGPRQPQANEITLINGPSPTLEITSVLPSTAMHLGDVVCKSGISGHYACGTIQDMNSMSNYNGVIGRYIRARNLSAGPLSVEGDSGGPVFSNHAAVGIIHGRGGEGTGFENDLYYMPIERVSVLGVSVLTEAFEVTGIADRTENYFRPFSVPVTYRGVPKFPIELTLERPVCPSGPCEPATETLSEKTPSPLNYTWVCFYPIVLYPPPVIPPPPLTWRERVTLKDASGIAAEPVEYNLHCSGCPDCP from the coding sequence ATGATCAACCTGATTCCGAACAACTGCATCCGCCTGCTGACATGGCTGGCGCTCAGTTCAATTGCATTCGGTTCACATGCGCGTGCGGGAGTTGAGAACCCCTCCGCTTATACGTACTCGCGCATTTTCGGCGTGTCTGAGGCCGAGGCCAGGTATCGATCGTTGAAGTCGGTCGCTGCAGCGCCCTTGGAGGCGAGGATCCAAGCAGCGGAACCCGCAACCTTTGGCGGCCTGTATGTAGAACACCAACCAGACTTCAGAATCGTCGTCATGTTCACCAGGAAGCCTGCCGAGACGTTGGCGAAGTACACCCAGGATCCTGTCTTTGTCGCTGGCACGTCCCCCCAATCCCTTGAGATGCTGCTGGCTACCCAGGCCGAGGGCGGCGCCCAGCTCCAGGCAAGAGGTGTCGAGTTCGAGTCGGGGCTTGATGTCAAACGGTCTTTGGTGACCTTCTATGTGAAGGACGAGGTCGCCGCCAGGCGTACGCTACGGCCGCTGCTCGGTGCAGTCGATTTTGTGAAGATCAAGGCGGTCAAAGGGTTCACTGTCACCACAGCGATCCAGGGCGGCAACAGAATCGCCGGGGCTACCATTGCGTGCACCACCGGTTTCAACGTCTTCGACGCAGAGCGTGAGCTTGGCATTCTCACCGCAGGCCATTGTGACAATGCCGCCAGCTATCAGGGTGTCGCAGCGCCTATGGTATTCCAGGCGGAGCAGGACGCTGGCGACTACGATGTCCAGTGGCACAAGGAATCAGCCACCGGGCCACGCCAGCCACAGGCAAATGAGATCACCCTGATCAACGGACCGTCGCCGACCCTCGAGATCACCAGCGTACTCCCCTCGACGGCAATGCATCTGGGCGATGTTGTCTGCAAGAGCGGAATCAGCGGTCATTACGCGTGCGGCACCATCCAGGACATGAACTCAATGTCCAACTACAACGGAGTGATCGGGCGCTACATTCGTGCGCGCAACCTTTCCGCAGGCCCGCTGAGCGTCGAAGGCGACAGCGGAGGACCAGTCTTCTCCAATCACGCAGCCGTTGGCATCATTCATGGCCGCGGGGGGGAAGGGACCGGGTTCGAGAACGACTTGTACTACATGCCCATCGAGCGGGTTTCGGTACTGGGCGTTTCCGTGCTGACAGAGGCGTTTGAAGTTACCGGCATCGCTGATCGTACAGAAAACTATTTCAGGCCATTCTCCGTTCCGGTGACATACAGGGGAGTGCCGAAGTTCCCGATCGAGCTGACGCTCGAGCGTCCCGTATGCCCCAGCGGCCCCTGCGAACCTGCGACGGAGACGCTGTCCGAGAAAACGCCCTCTCCTCTCAACTACACCTGGGTCTGCTTCTATCCAATCGTGCTGTACCCGCCACCGGTCATCCCACCTCCGCCCCTGACCTGGAGGGAACGGGTGACCTTGAAGGATGCCTCTGGAATTGCGGCCGAGCCGGTGGAGTACAACCTGCACTGCAGCGGATGCCCTGATTGCCCATAG
- a CDS encoding sigma 54-interacting transcriptional regulator, translating into MSAPIEALAAQATATLGLTVLWHPRRRRIGEQAALLLERGAAELNRNAPAFFAAASDVGEALEHQGVSRQSLCFRAGDDGSVLLSAPASTMRVEIDGVPISEDMRGTPIAFDTTRLRRGVVLRLGGSVLLCLGYIGIGSAGQGGSALVGVSPAMTRVRAAIAQVAATDMPTLILGETGTGKELVAQAIHAASARSHRMLVSVNMAALNESLAAADLFGANKGAYTGAQVAREGYFAEANGGTLFLDEIGDTPAAVQPMLLRALETGEYRPLGSARNERADVRLIAATDRDLSTPGFNQPLLRRLEAFVIAMPPLRERRQDIGVLIVQLLQRWQGSDAAPVELPGSVVQALCLYDWPGNVRQLAHVLRRLSLAAQVQEWPDMQALLPAPVPAPVSLSAPAMDAGQVAAVAPAVRYRSPSRVGEDDVIAALEAHQWCVRKAAEHLCVSRASFYVLLDASPSIRRADDIPLDEISRAVAQAPDDPGHWASQLRTPRESLRRRVRQLGLAKRL; encoded by the coding sequence CCGGAATGCGCCCGCGTTCTTCGCCGCCGCCAGTGACGTCGGCGAGGCGCTTGAACATCAGGGCGTTTCGAGGCAATCCCTGTGCTTTCGTGCAGGCGACGACGGCAGTGTGCTGCTGAGCGCCCCGGCATCGACGATGCGCGTCGAGATCGACGGTGTGCCGATCAGCGAAGACATGCGCGGGACGCCCATTGCATTCGACACGACGCGGCTTCGCCGTGGGGTGGTACTTCGATTGGGTGGCAGTGTCCTGCTGTGCCTGGGCTATATCGGTATCGGCAGCGCCGGGCAGGGCGGCAGTGCACTGGTCGGGGTGAGCCCGGCGATGACGCGGGTACGTGCAGCGATCGCCCAGGTCGCGGCAACCGACATGCCGACCCTGATCCTGGGGGAGACCGGCACCGGCAAGGAGCTCGTGGCGCAGGCCATCCATGCCGCCAGTGCGCGTTCGCACCGGATGCTGGTGAGCGTGAACATGGCCGCCTTGAACGAGTCGCTGGCGGCGGCGGATCTGTTCGGCGCGAACAAAGGGGCCTACACCGGAGCACAGGTGGCGCGCGAAGGCTATTTCGCCGAAGCCAACGGCGGAACGTTGTTCCTCGATGAGATTGGCGACACGCCTGCGGCGGTGCAGCCGATGCTGCTGCGGGCGCTGGAAACCGGCGAATACCGACCGCTTGGAAGTGCACGCAACGAGCGCGCCGACGTGCGCCTGATAGCGGCCACCGATCGGGATCTATCCACGCCAGGCTTCAACCAGCCGTTGCTACGTCGCCTTGAAGCCTTCGTGATTGCAATGCCGCCACTGCGCGAGCGTCGCCAGGACATCGGTGTTCTGATCGTGCAGCTGCTGCAACGTTGGCAGGGCAGCGACGCTGCACCGGTGGAGCTGCCTGGCTCGGTGGTGCAGGCGTTGTGCCTGTATGACTGGCCCGGCAACGTCCGCCAGCTGGCACATGTGCTGCGGCGACTGAGCCTGGCGGCACAGGTACAGGAATGGCCGGACATGCAGGCATTGCTGCCGGCTCCCGTGCCCGCGCCCGTCTCCCTGTCTGCGCCTGCGATGGACGCAGGCCAGGTGGCCGCTGTGGCGCCGGCAGTGCGCTATCGCTCACCGTCGCGGGTCGGCGAGGACGATGTGATTGCTGCACTGGAAGCACACCAGTGGTGTGTGCGCAAGGCGGCCGAGCATCTCTGCGTCTCGCGTGCTTCCTTCTACGTGCTGCTGGACGCATCGCCGAGCATCCGCCGCGCCGATGACATTCCGCTGGACGAGATAAGCCGCGCGGTCGCGCAGGCCCCTGACGATCCGGGCCACTGGGCCTCGCAGCTGCGCACGCCGCGCGAATCCCTGCGCCGGCGCGTGCGCCAACTGGGCCTGGCCAAGCGCCTGTAG
- a CDS encoding NIF family HAD-type phosphatase, with product MRPTILALDLEGTLISNAVSQIPRPGLYQFLEVAHELFEHLVIYTTVPEAAFRRISRLLVEEGSAPGWFAELPYTFWGGATKDLRYVSPILGAALLLDDHADYIHPGQERYWIEVSLFGAPYDADDAGLEVALEMLKERLVVPL from the coding sequence ATGCGACCGACCATCCTTGCTCTCGATCTCGAGGGGACGCTGATCTCAAATGCTGTCAGCCAGATTCCACGCCCAGGGCTTTATCAGTTCCTTGAGGTCGCTCATGAACTCTTCGAGCATCTGGTCATCTACACCACGGTCCCTGAGGCAGCTTTCCGCAGGATTTCGCGGCTGCTGGTCGAGGAAGGGAGCGCGCCAGGCTGGTTCGCTGAGTTGCCATATACATTCTGGGGAGGGGCAACGAAGGACCTCCGGTATGTGTCTCCGATCCTGGGTGCAGCGCTGTTGCTGGACGATCACGCGGACTACATCCATCCGGGGCAGGAGCGCTATTGGATTGAGGTCTCTTTGTTCGGCGCTCCATATGACGCGGATGACGCCGGCCTGGAAGTGGCCCTTGAGATGCTGAAGGAACGATTGGTTGTTCCGTTGTAG
- a CDS encoding ComEC/Rec2 family competence protein has product MSAILLLAACSTGSIKPTPPPLVGAPVVNVVDPGNLVVHTLPIGAGNCQIAQCPSGNRLVVMDCGSKGAGTQDWDAGKVKGYVETLIDDKSEITVSISHPDEDHYNYIAPVFANMKVTSLYLGGDWSQYNSTFQDWVKTQRIKSAAQVNMYTGFYASATPEPGLSCWKPEHGGSSMQVASYILGVNAGTTKNDGSMVVAMRYGDFTTTFTGDMTQATENKLQLPNGLKSFKANLLTGAHHGASSQGSNSVEWAKATSPDFVIFSAGLRYSHPRCDAVDRYTTVGAALPEHEYFCGNSGTGENRKTTDNILVTDSNGLIVIEADTHGAMKVLPVKF; this is encoded by the coding sequence TTGTCCGCGATCCTGTTACTGGCCGCCTGCAGCACAGGCAGCATCAAACCCACGCCACCACCACTGGTGGGCGCTCCCGTCGTCAACGTGGTGGATCCTGGCAATCTGGTCGTGCATACGCTGCCGATCGGTGCTGGAAACTGCCAGATCGCTCAATGCCCTTCGGGTAACCGCTTGGTGGTGATGGACTGCGGCTCCAAGGGCGCCGGCACCCAGGACTGGGACGCGGGCAAGGTAAAGGGCTACGTCGAAACGCTGATCGATGACAAGAGCGAGATCACGGTCAGTATCAGCCATCCCGACGAGGACCACTACAACTACATCGCCCCGGTGTTTGCCAACATGAAGGTGACGTCGTTGTATCTGGGCGGTGACTGGAGCCAGTACAACAGCACCTTCCAAGACTGGGTCAAGACGCAGAGGATCAAAAGTGCGGCGCAGGTCAACATGTACACGGGGTTCTACGCATCCGCCACGCCCGAGCCGGGGTTGAGCTGTTGGAAGCCCGAGCACGGGGGTAGCAGCATGCAGGTGGCCAGCTACATCCTGGGCGTCAACGCGGGCACCACCAAGAACGATGGAAGCATGGTGGTGGCGATGCGCTATGGAGACTTCACCACGACCTTCACCGGTGACATGACCCAGGCGACCGAGAACAAGCTGCAGCTGCCGAACGGTCTCAAGAGTTTCAAGGCCAACCTGCTGACCGGAGCACATCACGGCGCGTCCAGCCAGGGCAGCAATTCGGTGGAGTGGGCCAAGGCGACCAGCCCCGATTTCGTGATCTTCAGCGCCGGGCTCCGCTACAGCCACCCGCGCTGCGACGCCGTGGATCGTTACACCACCGTGGGCGCTGCACTGCCTGAGCACGAGTACTTCTGCGGGAACAGCGGTACGGGCGAGAACCGGAAGACCACGGACAACATCCTGGTGACCGACTCCAACGGACTGATCGTCATCGAAGCCGATACCCACGGCGCGATGAAGGTGCTGCCGGTGAAGTTCTGA
- a CDS encoding cyclin-dependent kinase inhibitor 3 family protein — protein sequence MIRTSLTHPLAIAELPVGERGGAIGVTFAPGKYQEVAMTGAWARDIDVDVSVIQCWGASHLITLLEPWEFSELRIECLPQVVEGQGISWHGLPITDGAAPDQRLLERWPVLGSMLVRSLHSGLRIVVHCKGGLGRAGTVAAMLLLQSGAERTAQAAIGSVRRVRPGAIETAVQEDFLQQWAQGLRS from the coding sequence ATGATTCGAACAAGTTTGACCCACCCTTTAGCTATCGCGGAACTCCCGGTTGGCGAAAGGGGAGGGGCAATTGGTGTGACCTTCGCGCCAGGTAAGTACCAAGAAGTTGCGATGACGGGGGCATGGGCGAGAGACATCGATGTGGATGTCTCTGTGATTCAGTGTTGGGGAGCCAGCCACCTGATCACGCTACTCGAGCCGTGGGAGTTCAGTGAGTTGCGGATCGAGTGCTTGCCTCAAGTGGTTGAAGGGCAGGGCATCTCATGGCATGGCCTTCCAATCACGGATGGCGCAGCACCTGACCAGAGGTTGCTCGAACGATGGCCAGTACTGGGGTCAATGCTCGTTCGGAGTTTGCATTCGGGCCTGCGCATTGTGGTCCACTGCAAGGGTGGGCTGGGGCGAGCCGGCACTGTCGCAGCGATGCTTCTACTGCAGTCAGGGGCTGAGCGAACAGCGCAGGCTGCCATTGGCTCGGTGCGACGTGTCAGGCCGGGTGCCATCGAGACCGCTGTCCAGGAGGATTTCCTGCAGCAATGGGCACAGGGACTGCGCTCGTAG
- a CDS encoding AAA family ATPase encodes MHSKPTLDELFDQRRIYPDIDARTRLDRLIGVDDQKARLSKILGLLVHPAGLELWAKRHHPGAATLLDSVLRRPPLVILSGDVGSGKTELAETIGDAVARQEKIDITLFPLSLATRGKGQVGEMTQLLTTAFDYALAEATKLQGRGKSTGGVILLVDEADALTQSRESAQMHHEDRAGVNAFIRGIDRLAQTKVPAAVIMCTNRLNALDPAVRRRAADILTFNRPDSAQRRYVLEHQLRPLGLSSVQIEGLVEATGAKDGQEVGFTYSDITQRLIPSIVLDAYPDRSIESKRALEIARPMQPTPAFQDHG; translated from the coding sequence ATGCACTCAAAGCCAACCCTTGACGAGTTGTTTGATCAACGTCGCATCTATCCGGACATCGACGCCCGCACCCGATTGGATCGGCTGATTGGCGTGGACGATCAGAAGGCTCGCTTGTCGAAGATTCTCGGCCTGCTAGTCCACCCAGCTGGCCTGGAATTGTGGGCCAAGCGCCATCACCCAGGTGCCGCAACGCTGCTTGATTCCGTACTGCGCCGACCTCCTTTGGTCATTCTTTCCGGTGACGTCGGCTCTGGCAAAACCGAATTGGCAGAGACTATCGGTGATGCCGTGGCGCGACAGGAGAAGATTGATATCACCTTGTTCCCGCTCAGCCTGGCCACCCGAGGCAAGGGACAGGTTGGCGAGATGACCCAGCTACTCACCACAGCGTTCGACTACGCGCTGGCAGAAGCGACCAAATTGCAAGGTCGCGGAAAAAGCACCGGAGGGGTCATCTTGCTGGTGGATGAGGCCGATGCGCTGACCCAGTCTCGGGAATCGGCGCAGATGCACCATGAGGATCGAGCAGGGGTCAATGCCTTCATCAGGGGTATCGATCGTCTGGCGCAGACGAAGGTGCCCGCCGCCGTGATCATGTGCACCAATCGCCTCAACGCGCTGGATCCGGCCGTACGCCGTCGCGCCGCTGACATTTTGACCTTCAACCGTCCTGATTCAGCTCAGCGACGCTACGTCCTGGAACACCAGTTGCGACCGCTGGGTCTATCCTCCGTGCAGATCGAAGGGCTGGTAGAGGCCACTGGAGCGAAGGATGGACAAGAGGTCGGCTTCACCTACTCTGACATCACACAGCGGTTGATCCCCTCGATCGTACTAGATGCTTATCCAGACCGATCGATTGAGAGCAAACGCGCGCTTGAGATTGCTCGCCCAATGCAGCCAACGCCGGCGTTTCAGGATCATGGCTGA
- a CDS encoding ATP-binding protein — translation MASGFATCLEYGRPSLRIIGDGRCGKSTATRILETTTSWRPFPIGFLRMVVGKPTTPSEGNFFREVILGLGMRATTVASPQDLLLRIIRAIEQEAARASADVVVIAIDTAEQLTLKDYAHLAKLQNHFLGSSVQPFFLFIHQSNSVIGGADDLSQLAPPHLYGRFFVDSHPFTGLLWDIPTEDADVQDACDVALAFRQLDQVMRWPDEGGKTYTEAFAPYAYSVGWRLEKETEAIRERIENLANQGNYPVPKDWLMASFNQFVYHLLTKIAAGRNDFEGLTTQHIDEALLRSAYAGFESSRNRAVGK, via the coding sequence ATGGCATCTGGATTCGCCACGTGCCTGGAGTATGGGCGGCCGAGCCTGAGGATCATTGGCGATGGCCGGTGTGGGAAGTCAACTGCCACGCGAATACTTGAAACCACCACTTCTTGGCGACCATTTCCTATTGGATTCCTCCGGATGGTCGTCGGAAAACCGACTACCCCTAGCGAAGGCAACTTCTTCCGCGAGGTCATCCTTGGACTGGGCATGAGGGCAACAACCGTAGCCAGCCCACAGGATCTCCTCCTCAGGATCATCCGGGCAATTGAGCAGGAAGCCGCTAGAGCATCGGCCGACGTGGTCGTGATTGCGATCGATACGGCTGAGCAGCTCACGCTCAAGGACTACGCCCACCTTGCAAAGCTTCAGAACCACTTCCTCGGATCATCAGTGCAACCGTTCTTTCTCTTCATCCACCAGAGCAACAGCGTGATTGGAGGCGCAGACGATCTTAGTCAGCTGGCGCCGCCACATCTGTATGGCCGATTCTTTGTCGACAGCCATCCTTTTACCGGGCTTCTCTGGGACATCCCGACGGAGGACGCTGACGTGCAGGACGCATGTGATGTCGCCTTGGCATTTCGCCAGCTTGACCAAGTTATGAGGTGGCCGGACGAGGGAGGAAAGACCTACACCGAAGCATTCGCACCCTATGCTTACAGCGTTGGCTGGCGCCTTGAGAAGGAGACCGAAGCGATACGCGAACGAATTGAGAACCTTGCCAATCAAGGCAACTATCCCGTTCCCAAGGATTGGCTCATGGCCTCCTTCAACCAGTTTGTCTACCACCTACTCACCAAGATCGCTGCTGGGCGCAACGATTTCGAAGGGCTTACTACCCAGCACATTGATGAAGCTCTCCTGCGCAGCGCATACGCCGGCTTCGAAAGCTCAAGAAATAGGGCCGTAGGCAAATGA
- the cydB gene encoding cytochrome d ubiquinol oxidase subunit II, whose translation MDSMTWLPIAWFAVISFGVLMYVVLDGFVLGIGILAPFAEDEEQLDVMMNTAAPIWDGNETWLVLGGAGLLAAFPTAYAALLSALYLPVLLLLVSLVFRGVAFEFRFKAHRSKRLWSVAFGLGSLLAAFSQGVILGTVVQGVPMTGDTYAGGPFLWFSPFAMLTGAALVAGYALLGGTWLILKTEGRTHALARRLTRPLVVAVIVAMGLVSSWLPFLDLRLMTRWFSDGNFWWLSPVPLLTLAVAVALWRAEKRPTHDLAPFLLSLSLFVLGYLGLVLGMWPYLLPPALTIWDAAAPVSSLGFSLVGLAVMLPVILGYTAWSYRVFRGKVSASTSYH comes from the coding sequence ATGGACTCGATGACCTGGTTGCCCATCGCCTGGTTCGCCGTCATCAGCTTCGGCGTCCTGATGTACGTCGTCCTCGACGGCTTCGTACTCGGTATTGGCATTCTCGCGCCCTTTGCCGAGGATGAAGAGCAGCTCGATGTGATGATGAACACCGCTGCCCCAATATGGGATGGCAACGAAACCTGGCTGGTGCTCGGCGGAGCCGGATTGCTAGCAGCGTTTCCAACAGCCTATGCAGCGCTTCTTTCGGCCCTGTACCTTCCAGTACTTCTGCTGCTTGTATCATTGGTTTTCCGGGGGGTCGCCTTTGAGTTCAGGTTCAAAGCCCATCGCTCCAAGAGGCTTTGGAGCGTGGCTTTCGGCCTTGGCTCGCTTCTGGCCGCGTTCTCTCAAGGAGTGATTCTTGGCACGGTGGTGCAAGGCGTGCCAATGACTGGTGACACCTACGCTGGCGGGCCATTCCTATGGTTCAGCCCCTTTGCCATGCTTACCGGAGCAGCCTTGGTTGCCGGCTACGCCTTGCTTGGAGGCACCTGGCTAATCTTGAAGACCGAGGGGCGAACCCACGCACTTGCCAGGCGCCTGACCCGCCCCCTGGTGGTCGCCGTGATCGTGGCCATGGGGCTCGTGAGCAGCTGGCTGCCGTTCCTTGATCTGCGACTAATGACTCGCTGGTTCAGTGACGGGAATTTCTGGTGGCTGTCCCCCGTCCCCCTTCTTACGCTCGCCGTGGCAGTGGCGCTGTGGCGCGCGGAGAAACGCCCCACTCATGATCTTGCCCCTTTCCTACTGAGCCTGTCGTTGTTTGTCCTGGGTTACCTAGGCCTCGTACTCGGCATGTGGCCGTACCTGCTCCCCCCGGCATTGACGATCTGGGATGCAGCAGCGCCAGTGTCGTCGCTTGGCTTCAGCCTGGTCGGCTTGGCGGTCATGCTTCCTGTCATCCTGGGCTACACCGCCTGGTCATACCGCGTTTTCCGCGGCAAGGTGAGTGCGAGCACGAGCTATCATTGA
- a CDS encoding helix-turn-helix domain-containing protein, giving the protein MAKTIHRKEYAALIETVRDARLAAGLTQVQVSSKLGRSQSFISDVETGKRRVDVVELRDIARLTGLSLGKLIADFEKRLKD; this is encoded by the coding sequence GTGGCCAAGACAATCCATCGCAAGGAATACGCCGCCCTGATTGAGACCGTCAGAGACGCGCGCTTGGCTGCTGGCCTTACCCAAGTACAAGTGTCCAGCAAGCTGGGGCGCAGCCAGTCGTTCATTAGCGATGTTGAGACAGGGAAGCGCAGGGTTGACGTCGTGGAGCTTAGGGACATAGCGCGCCTGACAGGCCTATCCCTGGGCAAGCTCATTGCCGACTTTGAGAAGCGACTCAAAGACTGA
- a CDS encoding DUF6602 domain-containing protein, which produces MSQWSLSQLLSSLHEDVQLRLATVRKTFNHPGSKGDASENVWISLLDTYLPKRYQAAKAHVVDSQGNFSQQIDVVIFDRQYSPFIFTYEGEIIVPAESVYAVFEAKQTANAELVAYAQQKVASVRQLQRTSLPIPHAGGVYPPKALMPILGGLLTFESDWSPALGPSLERALTANPGDGRLDLGCVAAHGHFFFDHSKDRYLFVNENKPATAFLFKLIAQLQFSGTVPMIDVEAYGQWLTK; this is translated from the coding sequence ATGTCCCAATGGTCACTTTCACAGCTGCTTTCTTCATTGCATGAGGATGTTCAGCTGCGCCTTGCCACTGTCCGGAAGACGTTCAATCACCCAGGGTCCAAGGGGGATGCCAGTGAGAACGTGTGGATCAGCTTGCTGGATACCTACCTACCAAAGCGCTATCAAGCTGCGAAGGCACACGTGGTGGATAGTCAAGGAAATTTCAGCCAGCAGATTGATGTGGTGATTTTCGATCGGCAGTATTCACCGTTTATTTTCACCTACGAGGGTGAAATCATTGTTCCTGCCGAGAGCGTCTATGCGGTGTTCGAAGCCAAGCAGACAGCGAATGCAGAGCTGGTGGCGTACGCCCAGCAGAAGGTGGCAAGCGTTCGACAGTTGCAGCGCACTAGCCTGCCAATCCCGCACGCGGGTGGGGTCTATCCGCCAAAGGCCTTGATGCCAATTCTTGGCGGGCTGCTGACCTTTGAAAGTGACTGGAGTCCAGCGCTTGGGCCCTCCCTGGAAAGGGCACTGACCGCCAATCCCGGCGACGGGCGCTTGGACCTTGGCTGCGTTGCTGCGCATGGTCACTTCTTCTTTGACCATTCCAAGGATCGCTATCTCTTTGTGAATGAGAACAAGCCCGCGACGGCGTTCCTCTTCAAACTCATCGCCCAACTTCAGTTCAGTGGGACCGTACCGATGATTGATGTTGAGGCTTACGGCCAGTGGCTGACGAAGTGA